A genomic segment from Bacillus cereus G9842 encodes:
- a CDS encoding toll/interleukin-1 receptor domain-containing protein: MKVFLSWSGNESKQLATIFKEWLPNVLQYVDPYMSAQDISMGERWNNNITDSLEESVFGLIFVTPSNINAPWINFEAGALSKTFDSRVVPILYNADVMILNQGPLKQFQSAKNLDKENVLSLIKSINQGSENGKLDEARLEKSFEMWWPDLEKSLGEIEKEDAKEDTIKEEGPSDRELLNVIYSKMIEQEKAINKKQNVIQHSNSIVIPTNLYKDLERISEILIGCQNTLPVDPKTELIYHDLENVIIDLNEIVKYLKGKNRKII, from the coding sequence ATGAAGGTTTTTTTAAGTTGGTCAGGAAATGAAAGTAAGCAACTGGCAACGATTTTTAAAGAATGGTTACCAAATGTATTGCAATACGTAGACCCATATATGTCAGCTCAAGATATTTCCATGGGGGAAAGGTGGAATAATAATATTACAGATAGTCTAGAAGAGTCTGTATTTGGTTTGATTTTTGTTACACCATCTAATATTAATGCTCCATGGATTAATTTTGAGGCTGGTGCTCTTTCAAAAACGTTTGACTCTAGAGTTGTACCTATTTTATATAATGCTGATGTGATGATATTAAATCAGGGACCACTAAAACAGTTTCAATCGGCGAAAAATTTAGATAAAGAAAATGTACTTAGCTTAATTAAAAGTATTAATCAAGGTAGTGAAAATGGTAAATTAGATGAGGCTAGATTGGAAAAATCATTCGAAATGTGGTGGCCTGATTTAGAAAAATCTTTAGGTGAAATAGAAAAAGAGGATGCAAAAGAGGATACTATAAAAGAAGAGGGACCAAGTGATAGAGAGCTTTTGAATGTTATTTATTCTAAAATGATTGAGCAAGAAAAAGCGATAAATAAAAAACAAAATGTTATCCAACATTCAAATTCTATTGTGATACCTACAAATTTATATAAAGATTTGGAAAGAATTTCAGAGATATTAATAGGTTGCCAAAATACATTACCTGTTGATCCGAAAACAGAGTTAATATATCACGATTTAGAAAATGTAATAATTGATTTGAATGAAATAGTAAAATATTTAAAAGGGAAAAATCGGAAGATTATATAG
- a CDS encoding site-specific integrase, translating to MNFVQPIRDPEQIQQLKEYFREKSLRNYILFIMGINTGLRISDILKLKVGDVKGSHISIREKKTGKQKRIQITAALKRELKWFIVEREDNEYLLQSRQGRNRPIGRSMAYKILSGAAAEFGLDEIGTHTLRKTYGYHMYMQTKNIALLMEIFNHSSEKVTLRYIGVNQDAMDKAMTRFKI from the coding sequence ATGAATTTTGTTCAGCCAATACGTGATCCAGAGCAAATACAGCAGTTAAAAGAGTACTTTAGGGAAAAGAGCTTACGTAATTACATTCTCTTCATTATGGGTATTAATACAGGTCTCAGAATCTCAGATATTTTGAAATTGAAAGTAGGGGATGTTAAAGGCAGTCACATATCTATACGGGAAAAGAAAACAGGGAAACAGAAACGAATACAAATTACTGCAGCACTGAAAAGAGAACTTAAATGGTTTATTGTAGAAAGAGAAGACAATGAGTATTTATTGCAAAGCAGACAAGGTAGAAATCGTCCAATCGGTCGTAGCATGGCATATAAGATATTAAGTGGAGCAGCGGCAGAGTTTGGATTAGATGAAATCGGAACGCATACCCTAAGAAAGACGTACGGGTACCATATGTACATGCAAACAAAAAACATAGCATTACTCATGGAGATATTCAATCACTCGTCAGAGAAGGTCACGTTACGTTATATAGGTGTTAACCAAGATGCAATGGATAAAGCAATGACTAGGTTTAAAATCTAA
- a CDS encoding helix-turn-helix transcriptional regulator: MNKNIKLIRARKKSKLTQQDLAKKMRVTKSTISNWENGYSNPNLEKAIRLATILGSDVKDLI, from the coding sequence GTGAACAAAAATATTAAATTAATTAGAGCTAGGAAAAAAAGTAAGTTAACGCAACAAGATCTTGCAAAAAAAATGCGAGTTACAAAATCTACAATAAGTAATTGGGAAAATGGTTATAGTAATCCAAATCTTGAAAAGGCTATTAGATTAGCCACTATTCTTGGTAGTGATGTAAAGGATTTAATTTGA
- a CDS encoding P27 family phage terminase small subunit: MAVSIVRLKEQLMNSIDITDLVEVEKVERYIDLVKAFRKINKTINKEGESVTIKNGSQVFVKAHPLISERNKINSSLIALGRDIKLSPKVGASNSGYSPSDLV, from the coding sequence ATGGCTGTTAGTATTGTGAGGTTAAAAGAACAGCTTATGAACAGTATTGATATTACAGATTTAGTCGAAGTTGAAAAGGTAGAAAGATATATTGATCTTGTAAAAGCATTTAGAAAAATAAATAAAACTATTAATAAAGAAGGCGAGTCCGTAACGATAAAAAACGGTTCTCAAGTTTTTGTTAAAGCCCACCCTCTTATAAGTGAGAGGAATAAAATTAACAGTTCATTAATTGCTTTGGGAAGAGATATAAAACTTTCTCCTAAAGTTGGTGCTTCTAATTCGGGTTACAGTCCAAGTGATTTAGTATGA
- a CDS encoding DUF4870 domain-containing protein: protein MILTQEKNIKLIMHFLTVLSFFILLFFSVTIFYIPLIFYFLCKSQDIRKNILEAVFFQLFIWIITMIWNLFVIRILMLSLSNLDLASNNALIIFGIAPLYLILLLLLIFGPIKGILYVLQEKDFHYPIISKWIKK, encoded by the coding sequence ATGATCCTAACTCAAGAAAAGAACATAAAATTAATTATGCATTTTCTTACCGTATTATCTTTTTTTATTCTTCTTTTCTTTAGTGTCACAATTTTTTATATACCACTGATTTTTTATTTCTTATGCAAATCACAGGACATTCGAAAAAATATTCTTGAAGCTGTTTTTTTCCAGCTATTCATTTGGATAATTACAATGATTTGGAATCTATTCGTAATAAGAATCTTAATGTTATCTTTATCTAATTTAGACTTAGCTTCAAACAACGCTTTGATTATTTTCGGAATAGCTCCTTTATATCTAATACTGCTTCTTTTGTTAATTTTTGGACCTATAAAAGGAATTTTATATGTGCTACAAGAAAAAGACTTTCATTATCCTATTATTTCTAAATGGATTAAAAAATAA
- a CDS encoding cold-shock protein → MEQGKVKWFNAEKGFGFIEREGGEDVFVHFSAIQIDGYKSLDEGQSVTFEVEQGQRGLQATNVQKA, encoded by the coding sequence ATGGAACAAGGTAAAGTAAAATGGTTTAATGCAGAAAAAGGTTTTGGATTCATCGAGCGTGAAGGTGGAGAAGACGTATTCGTACATTTCTCAGCTATCCAAATCGACGGTTACAAATCTTTAGACGAAGGACAAAGTGTAACGTTTGAAGTAGAACAAGGACAACGTGGCCTACAAGCTACTAATGTTCAAAAAGCTTAA
- a CDS encoding DnaD domain-containing protein, giving the protein MAVYRPVHVSFWQDSFVLDLTPEEKYFYLYLMTNSKTSQSGIYELPLRIIETDTGYNRETVMKLLERFAEYGKINYNQKTKELFLINWLKFNPIKNVNIEKCVLKEIQSVKDQDFLVDFYETCLQLEKEQDFKIPRIKEYLSVRLEGLIRGFQDPSKEEEKEKEEEKEQQQEERAGAEEVVEVNPISFYEQNFGFITPFIADGIYAWIDDLNAELVIKAMEIALEKNTRNMSYVNTILRDWHLKGFKTVTDVEAADKAFRAQRLTKAQQQTQAPYQQKGLSESTKNVIQQQQAWEQNIPTEEELAVLNQQNAWLAQ; this is encoded by the coding sequence ATGGCAGTTTATAGACCAGTACATGTTTCATTTTGGCAGGATTCATTTGTTTTAGATCTTACACCGGAGGAGAAGTATTTCTACTTATATTTGATGACAAACAGTAAGACGTCTCAATCAGGAATCTATGAGCTTCCACTTCGTATCATTGAAACTGATACGGGATATAACCGCGAAACTGTTATGAAGCTATTAGAACGTTTTGCTGAGTACGGAAAAATTAATTACAACCAAAAAACAAAAGAGCTGTTTTTAATCAACTGGTTAAAATTCAATCCAATTAAAAATGTAAACATTGAAAAGTGTGTCTTAAAAGAGATTCAATCTGTGAAGGACCAGGATTTTTTAGTTGATTTCTATGAAACTTGTTTGCAATTAGAAAAAGAGCAAGATTTTAAAATCCCACGTATTAAGGAGTATTTATCAGTCCGTTTGGAGGGGCTTATAAGGGGCTTCCAAGACCCTAGCAAGGAAGAAGAAAAAGAAAAAGAAGAAGAAAAAGAACAACAACAAGAAGAACGCGCAGGCGCGGAAGAAGTTGTTGAGGTTAATCCAATTTCTTTTTACGAGCAAAACTTCGGATTCATTACACCTTTTATCGCAGATGGTATTTATGCTTGGATAGATGATTTAAATGCAGAGCTAGTTATTAAGGCTATGGAGATTGCTTTAGAGAAGAATACGAGAAATATGTCTTACGTAAATACGATTTTAAGAGATTGGCATCTTAAAGGCTTTAAAACAGTAACTGATGTTGAGGCAGCTGATAAAGCATTTCGTGCTCAGAGATTAACAAAAGCGCAGCAACAGACACAAGCACCTTATCAACAAAAAGGTTTATCGGAATCTACTAAAAACGTAATACAGCAGCAACAAGCATGGGAGCAGAACATTCCAACAGAAGAAGAACTTGCAGTACTTAACCAACAGAATGCGTGGTTGGCCCAATGA
- a CDS encoding terminase TerL endonuclease subunit encodes MIRQKYVDEYIELYRSGKVKFNNERELLIEYLEKYVLNRDDLYFDDEMIEKCIRFGEKWYFPLQSFQKFLIAFVFLFYKKNGRVFYRKFLWMLGRGGGKNGLMTVILHFLISELHGIPEYNISVVANSEEQAKTSPDEIHKCIKRNEVLQRAFKTTLTQTISKSTGSVVKFRTSNGDTKDGLRDGAVMFDEVHQYESNKDVRVHISGLGKKKNPREFYIGTDGYVRDGFLDKLKEKAMKVLKGEARPNALFPFICKLNDEKEVDDIDNWEMANPMLSQPLSEYAEGLLETIKEEYEDLEDDPSNREEFMTKRMNLPVTNLERSVAKWSEILATNRPFPDLYAQECIGALDFASIRDFAACGLLFRQNGEYIFKTHSFVRKEFVDIYYGYSKKAGEFKKQKFAPIKEWEEQGLLTVVDEPTINPQHIVDWFVEMREQYGIKKIIADNFRMEAIRPLLVAEGFEIEVIRNPKAIHSLLAPRIEMAFANKQIIFEDNPLMRWYTQNVLVVIKADGNKIYEKKEPVRRKTDGFQCFVHALYRADEIQEATDFVIGNIKF; translated from the coding sequence ATGATTAGGCAAAAATATGTAGATGAATACATTGAACTTTATAGAAGTGGTAAAGTAAAGTTCAACAATGAAAGAGAACTGTTAATTGAATACCTGGAAAAATACGTTTTAAATAGAGACGACTTGTATTTTGATGATGAAATGATCGAGAAGTGTATCCGCTTTGGTGAAAAGTGGTACTTTCCATTACAGTCATTTCAAAAATTCTTAATAGCATTCGTCTTTTTATTTTATAAGAAAAATGGCCGTGTATTTTATCGTAAATTCTTGTGGATGCTTGGCCGTGGCGGCGGTAAAAATGGTTTAATGACAGTTATTCTTCACTTTTTAATAAGCGAATTACATGGCATTCCTGAATATAACATTTCCGTTGTTGCAAACAGTGAAGAGCAAGCAAAAACAAGCCCAGATGAAATTCATAAATGTATTAAGAGAAATGAAGTTTTACAAAGAGCTTTTAAAACAACATTAACACAAACCATTTCGAAATCGACTGGAAGTGTAGTGAAGTTTAGAACATCAAACGGGGATACAAAAGATGGTCTTCGCGATGGGGCTGTAATGTTTGATGAAGTCCATCAATATGAAAGTAATAAAGATGTCCGTGTTCACATCAGTGGTTTGGGAAAAAAGAAAAATCCGCGTGAATTTTACATTGGTACAGATGGATATGTAAGAGATGGATTCTTAGATAAATTAAAAGAAAAGGCTATGAAAGTTTTAAAAGGTGAAGCCCGTCCGAATGCGCTGTTCCCTTTCATCTGTAAATTAAATGATGAAAAAGAAGTTGATGACATCGATAATTGGGAAATGGCAAATCCAATGTTATCTCAGCCGTTAAGTGAGTATGCTGAAGGCTTACTTGAAACAATAAAAGAAGAGTATGAGGATTTAGAGGACGATCCAAGTAACCGAGAAGAATTCATGACAAAGCGAATGAACTTGCCTGTTACAAATTTAGAAAGGTCGGTTGCAAAATGGTCAGAGATCCTTGCTACAAATCGCCCTTTTCCTGATTTATATGCTCAAGAATGCATAGGGGCGTTAGACTTTGCAAGTATTCGGGACTTTGCAGCATGTGGTCTTTTATTTAGACAAAATGGGGAATACATTTTTAAAACTCATTCCTTCGTGCGAAAAGAATTTGTTGATATATATTACGGATATTCTAAAAAAGCTGGTGAATTTAAAAAACAGAAATTTGCTCCTATAAAAGAGTGGGAAGAGCAAGGATTACTAACAGTTGTTGATGAACCGACTATTAATCCTCAACACATTGTTGATTGGTTTGTAGAAATGCGAGAACAATATGGGATTAAAAAAATTATAGCTGATAACTTCCGTATGGAAGCAATAAGACCACTATTAGTAGCAGAAGGGTTTGAAATAGAAGTTATACGAAACCCAAAAGCAATTCATAGTTTGTTAGCTCCACGTATTGAAATGGCGTTTGCAAATAAACAAATTATTTTTGAGGATAATCCACTAATGCGTTGGTATACGCAAAATGTGTTGGTTGTTATCAAAGCTGATGGAAATAAAATATACGAAAAGAAAGAGCCTGTTCGTCGAAAAACAGATGGGTTTCAGTGTTTTGTTCATGCTCTTTATCGGGCGGATGAGATACAAGAAGCTACTGATTTTGTTATAGGCAATATTAAATTCTAA
- a CDS encoding phage portal protein: MVTIGWLGSVFKRNKELEFMLDLDVITDTANRLHMKRLAIDTCVSFLGRTISQSEFRIRNGKAFKKNELYYRLNVRPNKNMTASTFWERFVRKLIYDNECLVIQADDGDLLIADGFQHNEYAVFEDTFTDVRVKDYTFKRSFKQSEVIHLKYRNDKLTPLIDGLFADYGDLFGRILNSQKRKNQVRGTVDMDMIGAKTEEQIAKLQEFIDNMYKSIGSKDIAIVPQQKGINYNEIYNGVANGPSVEEINKVTNGFLNQVAMAIGIPIALIYGEMADVEKQTKNYMLFTVRPLLKKLSDEANVKFFEMSEYLLGQKIEVKAVSYQSIFDLATSIDKLISSSAFTGNEIRSEVDYEESDDPNLNVHHITKNYTKLNESEGGEK; encoded by the coding sequence GTGGTAACCATTGGATGGTTAGGTTCAGTATTTAAAAGAAATAAAGAACTAGAATTCATGTTGGATCTGGACGTAATAACTGATACAGCAAACAGGCTTCATATGAAACGATTGGCAATTGATACATGCGTTTCATTTTTAGGAAGGACGATTAGTCAATCTGAATTTAGAATAAGAAATGGTAAAGCATTTAAGAAGAATGAGCTGTATTATCGATTAAATGTAAGACCAAACAAGAATATGACCGCAAGTACCTTTTGGGAACGGTTTGTTCGAAAACTTATTTATGATAATGAGTGTTTAGTTATACAAGCAGATGATGGTGATTTACTTATTGCAGATGGATTTCAACATAATGAGTACGCTGTGTTTGAAGATACTTTTACTGATGTAAGGGTAAAAGATTATACGTTTAAGAGAAGTTTTAAGCAAAGCGAAGTTATTCATTTGAAGTATCGGAATGATAAATTAACCCCACTTATTGATGGATTATTTGCAGATTATGGGGATTTATTCGGCAGAATATTAAACTCTCAAAAACGTAAAAATCAAGTTCGTGGAACAGTTGATATGGATATGATTGGTGCTAAAACTGAAGAACAAATAGCAAAGTTACAAGAGTTTATAGATAACATGTATAAGTCAATTGGTTCGAAAGATATAGCTATTGTTCCACAGCAAAAAGGTATTAATTATAACGAGATATACAATGGTGTTGCAAATGGCCCAAGTGTGGAAGAAATCAATAAAGTAACAAATGGTTTCTTAAATCAAGTAGCTATGGCAATCGGTATTCCTATAGCTTTGATATATGGAGAAATGGCCGATGTAGAAAAGCAAACGAAAAATTATATGCTTTTCACAGTACGACCATTATTAAAAAAACTATCTGATGAAGCGAATGTTAAATTCTTTGAAATGAGTGAATATCTTTTGGGACAAAAAATTGAGGTTAAAGCTGTTTCCTATCAAAGTATATTTGATCTTGCGACAAGTATTGATAAGCTCATTTCTTCAAGTGCATTTACAGGAAATGAAATTCGTTCAGAAGTAGATTATGAAGAGTCAGATGATCCAAACCTAAATGTCCATCATATTACGAAGAACTATACAAAATTAAATGAATCTGAAGGGGGTGAGAAATGA
- a CDS encoding DUF3954 domain-containing protein: MGIRKENLIKMTAEIDLKINGIYIVKNGQVQLIEPPQSGFGEQSFVYQSGKVIRMEERKTQLL; this comes from the coding sequence GTGGGAATTAGAAAAGAAAATCTTATTAAAATGACAGCTGAAATAGATTTGAAAATAAATGGAATATATATCGTTAAAAATGGTCAGGTCCAACTAATAGAACCGCCTCAAAGTGGATTTGGTGAACAATCATTTGTATATCAAAGTGGAAAAGTAATTCGTATGGAAGAACGAAAAACACAGTTATTATAA
- a CDS encoding ArpU family phage packaging/lysis transcriptional regulator — MAQLTFLPKIDRKATQTRLEEILENVRIYRQLGMIRHEMKVTASSEVRYHGPTNIVGKPAEDIALANVAMSEREVKLQRLSFQIDKALSRFSKNQRDIIVKRYLEDEEVFDYMVYNEIGMSERTYRRNKSNAFYKLAFALRLEVYETEETGGNE, encoded by the coding sequence ATGGCGCAATTAACTTTTTTACCTAAAATTGATCGCAAAGCAACGCAGACTCGTTTAGAAGAGATTCTTGAAAATGTTCGTATTTATAGACAACTTGGGATGATTAGACATGAGATGAAGGTTACAGCATCTAGCGAGGTAAGATATCACGGTCCAACAAATATAGTAGGGAAGCCAGCTGAAGATATAGCTTTAGCAAATGTTGCTATGAGTGAAAGAGAAGTGAAATTACAACGTTTATCTTTTCAAATTGATAAAGCATTAAGTCGTTTTAGTAAAAACCAAAGGGATATTATTGTAAAACGATATTTAGAAGATGAAGAAGTCTTTGATTACATGGTTTATAACGAAATTGGTATGAGTGAGCGTACGTATAGACGAAATAAATCTAATGCTTTTTATAAATTAGCTTTTGCTCTTAGATTAGAAGTTTATGAAACTGAAGAAACTGGAGGGAATGAATAA
- a CDS encoding phage major capsid protein gives MVIKFNNFEEKKLAFAKATQEGTAEEQSVALNSMIEALATDVRTDILNQVNESMVDRSIMQSRGANVLTSEEMKFFNAVVEEGGFKSTETLPKTTQERIFDDLVEDHPFLQHIGLENLGAVTEFIYGDPEGAAVWGPLFDDIKGQLNATFRKDSISQLKLTAFIPLANDMLKLGPVWVERYVRTMITEAMKVGLERGFVAGTGKNEPIGLLKDPSGSVVNGVYPDKKPVGTLTFEPGRKTINELKGVVKLLAKKLNADGSDAGRPKNIAGKVVMVTNPFDTFDIQANATIQNAAGVYVTSLPFNPILTESVFVPQGKVLFFVKGQYVAAMGGTEPIKKYEETLALEDATVYIAKQYATGKPKDIYTSQVYTLKLEEVTPPTEG, from the coding sequence ATGGTTATCAAGTTTAATAATTTTGAAGAAAAGAAACTAGCATTTGCAAAAGCTACACAGGAAGGTACAGCAGAAGAGCAATCAGTAGCATTGAACTCCATGATTGAAGCACTTGCTACAGATGTAAGAACAGATATTTTAAATCAAGTGAATGAATCAATGGTAGATCGTTCTATTATGCAATCTCGCGGTGCTAATGTATTAACAAGTGAAGAAATGAAGTTCTTTAATGCAGTTGTGGAAGAAGGCGGCTTTAAGTCTACTGAAACTTTACCTAAGACAACCCAAGAACGTATTTTTGATGATTTAGTTGAAGATCATCCTTTCCTACAACATATCGGTCTTGAAAATCTGGGTGCAGTAACAGAATTTATTTACGGAGATCCAGAAGGCGCAGCGGTATGGGGACCATTATTTGATGATATTAAAGGTCAATTAAATGCTACATTCCGTAAAGATAGCATTTCCCAACTTAAATTGACGGCATTTATTCCATTAGCAAATGACATGTTGAAACTTGGGCCTGTATGGGTAGAACGTTATGTTCGTACAATGATTACAGAAGCGATGAAAGTAGGTTTAGAACGTGGATTTGTAGCTGGTACAGGTAAAAATGAACCTATTGGGTTATTAAAAGATCCAAGTGGAAGTGTTGTGAATGGAGTATATCCAGATAAAAAGCCAGTAGGCACTTTAACGTTCGAGCCAGGCCGCAAAACAATCAATGAATTAAAAGGTGTTGTTAAACTACTAGCTAAAAAATTAAATGCTGATGGTTCAGACGCAGGTCGACCAAAAAATATTGCTGGTAAAGTAGTTATGGTAACTAATCCGTTTGATACTTTTGATATTCAAGCAAACGCGACAATTCAAAATGCGGCTGGAGTATATGTAACTAGTTTGCCATTTAATCCAATTCTTACAGAGTCAGTGTTTGTACCTCAAGGAAAAGTATTATTCTTTGTTAAAGGTCAATATGTTGCAGCAATGGGTGGAACAGAGCCAATCAAGAAGTATGAAGAAACATTAGCTTTAGAAGATGCAACTGTTTATATTGCTAAACAATATGCTACAGGTAAACCGAAGGATATATACACTTCACAAGTTTACACATTAAAGCTTGAAGAAGTAACACCACCGACTGAAGGGTGA
- the dnaB gene encoding replicative DNA helicase, producing MSNDMIRNVEAEQSVLGSIIQEGDLIKDCQLKVKQFSLPTHQVIFKAMRELEDAEVPIDLVALIGKFDESFMHQIGGIEFFVNLTEVVTTTKNFSYHEGLVIEAWKMRHAQEVAGNLYNRLQQDRDMSAISISIDELSAIEETGYSDEFNLKDTLVDLYKNMQIDVGDLTGIPTGYDDLNRMTAGLQEGDLIIVGARPSMGKTAFVLNVAFHAASAHTATGIFSLEMGEEQLLKRMISSTGNIDATKLKNPKKLCNLKDWEKISQAMGLINDLPLEIYDKANVTMQEIYAKARKLKRKYPDKKVLIAIDYLQLIVGDLKHRGNRMQEIGEISRKLKLMARELNVCVVALSQLSRAVESRQDKRPLLSDLRENGQIEQDADLIAFLYREDYYDRETENKNITEIILAKQRNGPVGVVELAFIKEFSKFVNLERKFIHQQEA from the coding sequence ATGAGCAACGATATGATTCGTAACGTAGAAGCTGAACAAAGTGTTTTAGGTAGCATTATTCAAGAAGGCGATTTAATTAAAGATTGTCAGCTAAAGGTAAAACAATTTTCTTTACCAACGCACCAAGTGATTTTTAAGGCGATGAGAGAATTAGAGGATGCTGAGGTTCCGATAGATCTTGTTGCTCTCATTGGTAAATTCGATGAAAGCTTTATGCATCAAATTGGCGGAATCGAATTCTTTGTAAACCTGACGGAAGTTGTTACGACTACTAAAAATTTCTCGTATCACGAAGGCTTAGTTATCGAAGCTTGGAAAATGCGACATGCTCAAGAGGTTGCTGGTAACTTATATAACCGTCTTCAGCAAGATAGGGATATGAGTGCTATTAGTATATCAATTGATGAATTAAGCGCCATTGAAGAAACAGGTTACTCAGATGAATTTAACTTGAAAGATACGCTTGTTGATTTGTATAAGAACATGCAAATTGATGTAGGAGATTTAACCGGTATACCAACTGGTTATGACGACCTGAACAGAATGACAGCAGGGTTACAAGAAGGTGATTTAATTATTGTTGGGGCCCGACCCTCAATGGGGAAAACAGCATTCGTATTAAACGTTGCTTTTCATGCAGCAAGCGCTCATACAGCAACAGGAATCTTCTCGCTCGAGATGGGGGAGGAACAGCTACTTAAGAGGATGATTTCAAGTACTGGAAATATTGACGCTACGAAATTAAAGAATCCTAAGAAGCTATGTAATTTAAAGGATTGGGAAAAGATTAGTCAAGCGATGGGGTTGATTAATGATTTGCCATTAGAAATCTATGATAAAGCAAATGTAACGATGCAAGAGATTTATGCAAAGGCTAGGAAATTAAAGCGTAAGTACCCTGATAAAAAGGTTTTAATTGCAATTGATTATTTGCAGCTTATTGTAGGAGATCTAAAGCATAGAGGGAACCGCATGCAAGAAATCGGTGAGATTAGTCGTAAGTTAAAACTGATGGCAAGAGAATTAAATGTATGTGTAGTCGCATTATCACAGTTAAGCCGCGCTGTTGAAAGCAGGCAAGATAAGAGGCCATTGTTATCAGATTTACGTGAGAATGGTCAAATTGAGCAAGATGCGGATTTAATAGCATTCTTATACCGTGAAGATTACTATGACCGCGAGACAGAAAATAAAAACATAACGGAAATTATTTTAGCGAAACAGAGGAACGGTCCAGTTGGTGTTGTTGAACTAGCCTTTATTAAAGAATTTAGTAAGTTTGTAAATTTAGAGAGAAAGTTCATCCATCAACAGGAGGCCTAA
- a CDS encoding head maturation protease, ClpP-related, translating to MEHVNMSKLLNLKRDIRFEAKGENEYKLTVYGSIGGWFSENNAEAVRRKIQDVKAEKIHVHINSGGGSAFDGVAICNQLKQHSAEIIVHIDGWAASAASVIAMAGDRIIMPSNTMMMIHQASTFEYGNADLFEKTARDLRKIDSALAGSYKKRFVGTDEELKQLLKDETWLTAEEAVALGLADEIADEIEIDDTQEDEEEVVENLKESLVAKYMKQQNNQNPKELIQEPVNTKQNLSTLFLTLGGK from the coding sequence ATGGAACATGTGAATATGAGTAAGCTTTTAAATTTAAAACGAGACATTCGTTTTGAAGCTAAAGGTGAAAATGAATACAAATTAACTGTTTATGGATCAATTGGTGGATGGTTTAGTGAAAATAATGCTGAAGCAGTAAGAAGAAAAATTCAAGATGTTAAAGCAGAAAAAATTCACGTTCATATTAATTCGGGTGGGGGTTCCGCATTCGATGGTGTAGCAATTTGTAATCAGTTAAAGCAGCATAGTGCAGAAATTATAGTTCATATTGATGGTTGGGCAGCTAGTGCCGCATCTGTAATTGCAATGGCAGGAGACAGAATTATTATGCCTAGTAATACTATGATGATGATTCACCAAGCAAGTACCTTTGAATATGGAAATGCAGATCTTTTTGAAAAAACAGCACGAGATTTACGAAAGATTGATTCAGCTTTAGCAGGATCTTATAAGAAACGTTTTGTTGGAACAGATGAAGAATTAAAACAACTTTTAAAAGATGAAACCTGGCTAACAGCAGAGGAAGCAGTAGCTCTTGGTTTAGCTGATGAAATTGCTGATGAAATTGAAATTGATGATACGCAAGAGGATGAAGAGGAAGTTGTAGAAAATTTAAAAGAAAGTTTAGTAGCTAAGTATATGAAACAACAAAATAATCAAAATCCAAAAGAGCTTATTCAAGAGCCTGTTAATACAAAACAGAATCTGAGTACGCTCTTTTTAACATTAGGAGGAAAATAA
- a CDS encoding HNH endonuclease: protein MNEYKTKQQKRKFYDSGEWKSIREQVKKRDNYECKECKRNGQVQTDTNEYSESAKRKKIQLVVHHIKELEHYPDLALDIDNLETVCVNCHNKEHGRMYEKKQNKWEHDEKW from the coding sequence GTGAATGAATATAAAACTAAACAACAGAAGCGTAAGTTCTATGACAGTGGTGAGTGGAAGAGTATACGTGAACAAGTGAAGAAGCGTGACAATTATGAATGTAAAGAGTGCAAACGAAACGGTCAAGTTCAAACTGATACCAATGAGTACAGTGAGAGTGCAAAGCGTAAGAAGATACAACTCGTTGTCCATCATATCAAAGAGCTTGAGCATTATCCTGATCTTGCATTAGACATAGACAACCTTGAAACAGTCTGTGTAAATTGCCATAACAAAGAACATGGAAGAATGTATGAAAAGAAACAAAATAAATGGGAACATGATGAGAAATGGTAA